A single Asterias rubens chromosome 13, eAstRub1.3, whole genome shotgun sequence DNA region contains:
- the LOC117298580 gene encoding N-acetylated-alpha-linked acidic dipeptidase 2-like has protein sequence MASGDSAIEIIELTPDPHHNVSDKNISQDEPMEQDVFLPSTPQPKFSRIPAHAHSTPRPPGSLTDSDAYLKTNVFPVNCDTTETPDRRHHEGMNSETQSKPEVSTCRKQYLFCLALIAISILVGFLAGYFIREKVFERDMVTSSNEQKTSSADKMKQYHQQALGNMSNDGIAAYGSIFSQHECGSTTPCSQSMSAIVAQQLKQMGFSNVDVSSYDVLTSQPDMSQISSLRTLDTDGQQLHMEVLYGSDQDTKQDNGEMQKDDTVNAGDDKAKRSVVTESMDTQTTLMYMPFSASGNVQGELVYTHYATQEDFLILSENRINVTGKIAIARQGTMMVTDQVRNIEEQGMSGLILYTDPSDMATIMTRSTETLVGMSGMMGDPLTPGCPAMDGISRMTMKMASLPSIPIQPISPGLAERLLGNMTGRMAPNGWQGGFNATYYMGRRNTKKSTWTIELDVSNSMKKQSVEDVITTITGTQMPDEYIILGGHFPSMMPAMIVPGMTLMTPGHGSISMMMETASALSSMLADGWRPQRTIKLGIWGGGDVGHAGSMEWMEEHRDILSQRAVSYIDLDSMMGDDGTVKAQASPLLTGVIMKAASMLELSDDIHPGMLNGIGDHVAFSNMLGIPSARLHASHSDMSQMPTPSASQSMYMSATKLATQTVLLLADSDVIPFDTVAMGDMLMGYVGTLESKMGDVLVLSNMTMDNLKAAVSDFMEESRNMQSMMVDESVMESSVTMTMVNHRLMYMERAFVGMDPSGTMTHILYGMTEKDTFSLVADYSPSNMNNETMTTMMQQVSFIQCSIQSATMLLKMDGS, from the exons ATGGCTAGTGGTGATTCAGCCATTGAGATTATAGAGCTCACCCCAGATCCACATCACAATGTTTCAGACAAAAACATCTCACAAGATGAACCAATGGAACAAGATGTGTTTCTTCCAAGTACTCCACAACCCAAATTCTCCAGAATACCTGCACATGCCCACTCTACCCCCAGACCTCCAGGAAGCTTAACCGACTCTGATGCTTACCTTAAAACCAATGTCTTCCCAGTAAACTGTGACACGACTGAAACACCAGATAGAAGACATCATGAGGGAATGAACTCTGAGACACAGTCTAAGCCTGAGGTGTCTACTTGCCGCAAGCAATACCTATTCTGTCTAGCGTTGATAGCCATATCAATCCTCGTTGGATTTCTGGCAGGTTACTTCATACGTGAAAAGGTTTTTGAGAGAGATATGGTGACCAGTTCTAATGAGCAGAAAACATCCTCTGCAGACAAAATGAAACAGTACCATCAGCAAGCTCTGGGAAATATGTCGAATGATGGAATTGCTGCTTatggaag TATTTTCAGTCAGCATGAGTGTGGCAGTACAACACCATGTAGTCAAAGTATGTCAGCTATTGTTGCACAACAGCTAAAACAAATGGGTTTCAGTAATGTAGATGTGTCATCATATGATGTACTCACATCACAACCAGATATGTCTCAGATCAGCTCATTACGGACACTAGACACTGATGGACAACAACTTCACATGGAAGTCTTATATGGTAGCGATCAAGATACAAAACAAGATAATGGAGAGATGCAAAAAGATGATACAGTGAATGCTGGGGATGACAAGGCAAAACGAAGTGTTGTTACAGAATCAATGGATACACAAACTACTCTCATGTACATGCCCTTCTCTGCATCTGGCAACGTTCAG ggTGAGCTGGTGTACACACACTACGCTACGCAGGAAGACTTCCTGATACTATCTGAGAATAGAATCAATGTGACTGGGAAAATAGCCATTGCTAGACAGGGAACAATGATGGTCACTGACCAG GTGCGTAATATTGAAGAGCAAGGTATGAGTGGATTGATACTGTATACAGACCCTAGTGATATGGCAACTATAATGACAAGGAGTACAGAAACACTTGTAGGAATGTCTGGTATGATGGGAGATCCACTAACACCAGGGTGTCCTGCTATGG ATGGTATAAGTAGAATGACGATGAAGATGGCAAGCTTGCCCAGTATTCCTATACAGCCAATATCTCCTGGATTAGCAGAGAGACTTCTGGGTAATATGACCGGTCGGATGGCTCCAAATGGTTGGCAAGGAGGATTTAATGCAACGTATTACATGGGGCGTAGAAATACAA AGAAATCCACATGGACTATTGAGCTTGATGTGAGTAACAGTATGAAGAAACAATCGGTTGAAGATGTAATTACTACCATTACAGGAACACAAATGCCTG ATGAATACATTATCCTTGGTGGTCATTTCCCAAGCATGATGCCAGCCATGATTGTTCCAGGAATGACCTTGATGACCCCAGGTCATGGGTCAATATCAATGATGATGGAAACAGCTTCAGCGTTGAGTAGTATGCTTGCTGATGGATGGAGACCACAACGTACTATAAAGTTAGGGATATGGGGAGGCGGGGACGTCGGCCATGCTGGCTCCATGGAGTGGATGGAAGAGCATCGGGATATATTGAGTCAAAGAGCTGTATCTTATATTGATTTGGATTCAATGATGGGAGATGATGGTACAGTCAAAGCACAAGCATCTCCTCTTCTAACAGGTGTTATCATGAAAGCAGCTTCTATG TTGGAGTTATCTGATGATATACATCCTGGTATGTTGAATGGCATTGGTGACCATGTAGCATTTTCCAATATGCTTGGTATACCATCGGCAAGACTACATGCTTCACATAGTGATATGTCACAG ATGCCTACCCCGTCTGCAAGTCAATCCATGTATATGTCTGCAACTAAGCTAGCTACACAGACTGTTCTTCTCTTAGCAGACAGTGATGTCATACCATTTGATACTGTTGCTATGGGTGACATGTTAATGGGCTATGTTGGCACCTTAGAGTCTAAGATGGGAGATGTTTTAGTACTCAGTAATATGACCATGG ATAACCTAAAGGCAGCTGTTTCAGACTTCATGGAGGAATCTAGGAATATGCAAAGCATGATGGTTGATGAGTCTGTGATGGAGTCTTCTGTTACCATGACGATGGTAAACCATAGATTGATGTATATGGAGAGGGCATTTGTTGGCATGGATCCCAGTGGCACAATGAC
- the LOC117298906 gene encoding zinc finger HIT domain-containing protein 1-like: MAVVQEQTKRESGRIKDTNQKRILDSYTRAKRLRKQLEALEQDNYQEDPQANLVIPNKKLPQFDSNEGTPAKKKKKTRGDHFKQRFRKTFNVLVEEEQLSMQEPPNYLTACIPRSKYPERKFCAVCGFPSTYTCVSCGARYCSIKCLGTHQDTRCLKWTV; encoded by the exons ATGGCTGTTGTGCAGGAGCAGACGAAACGTGAATCAG gtagAATAAAAGATACCAACCAGAAGCGTATTTTAGACAGTTATACCCGGGCTAAGCGTCTACGTAAGCAGTTAGAAGCTTTAGAACAAGATAACTACCAAGAGGACCCCCAAGCTAACCTGGTGATTCCTAACAAGAAACTACCACAGTTTGATTCCAATGAAGGAA CGCCAgctaaaaagaagaagaagacgaggGGTGATCACTTTAAGCAACGATTCAGAAAGACTTTCAATGTATTGGTTGAAGAGGAGCAACTGAGCATGCAGGAACCACCCAACTACCTGACAGCTTGCATCCCACGCTCTAAGTACCCCGAGAGAAAGTTCTGTGCTGTGTGCGG TTTTCCATCTACATATACCTGTGTGAGTTGTGGAGCAAGATACTGCAGCATCAAGTGCCTTGGAACTCATCAAGACACAAG ATGCCTGAAGTGGACTGTGTAG